The genomic window CGATAAAGCAAAATGGACAGCGATTATTGCACTGAATTAAGCCATCAAATAGGGCAGTTTCAAATTCTAACCCCAAGTCTTGGTCGTAATCTTTTTCGATTTCCAGGCTATGAGTTTTACCTGTAGCATCTAAAACTTCTAATTCCAAAACTTCATCAGCACACAAAAACTGATAATCAATTAAATCGCGGGGACGTGTACCATTGATTGCAACGATCGCATCCCCAGCCTCAAAGCCAATCTCTGCGGCTATTGAGTCTGGTAGAACCTTGGTAATTCGGGCAGGATGAATTGTAGTCATAGGGCATGGGGCATTGAGCATGGAGGAGCCACTACGATCTTCTCCCAAAGGGAGAGGCTAGCGCCAAGGGGTCTTTCCAAGTCGAGCAAGTGGCGTCATTGGGCATTCATCGTCTGGTTTGGAGAAATCACAAATGATAAATGACCAATGAGTATTAACTATTTTTCAACAATCCAGCCGCGATCGCACTGAGGATTACCGATCCAAATGCCAAACGATACCAGACAAATATCCATGTGTTCTTAGTTTGAAGATATCGCAACAACCAGGCGATCGAGAAATAAGAAAATGCAAACGCTGATAATGTCCCTACTCCCACCACTAGCAAGTCAATTTTGCCCAGTGCTTCTTTAAAAAATTCATATAAGGTGGCAATAGTCAGCGTGGGAATTCCTAAGAGAAAAGAAAATCTTGCTGCTGTCTGCCTCTCCAGCCCCAGAAATAAGGCGGTTGTTAAAGTTGAGCCAGAACGAGACGCACCCGGTACTAAAGCCAGCATCTGACCTAATCCGATCAGCAGTCCATCTAGAATGGTTATGTCTTTAAAATCTCGCTTGCGACTGCCTAATTTTTCAGATGCACCTAGTAACAGTGCCATCACAATAGAAGCCACAGCTATGGTAGTCATGCTGTTAATCCCCGAATTTTCATTATTTAGTGCCTTCTTCAGCAGAAATCCCCCGACTAGAGCAGGCAAGGTTCCTATTGCTATTCCTACTAATAATTTCCATTCTTCTCGCTGCCAGTCTTTTTCTTGAAAAGCCGCCCAGCCTCCACTTAAAACTTGAGCAATAATTAATCGAAAATAGATTAAGACGGCAATCACACTGCCAAATTGAATTGTCGCTAGAAAAGCTTTCGACCCCAATTCTTCCCAGTGGAACGCCTTGGTGAACACTTGTAGATGAGCAGTACTGCTAATGGGCAGAAATTCTGTGATCCCTTGTACAATCCCCAGGATAAATGCCTCAAGCAGTTGCTGTATCAAGTTCACTTCAGTTGCCGACCCTCCCACCTGTAACAGTTGCGAGAAGAGTAAATTCATCCCGCCCACTTCTAAGATTGTCACCATTAACTAGACTCCTAAAATGGATGCGTACTTTTACGAATTATCCAACTTTACGTTGTTGTACTCAGTTTTTCCGGGTGACATCGAACCTTGATAAAATTTAGATCCAATCAAAATCCCCCCTATGGGGATTTTTTAGATGTGATATCTTAAGTAAGATAAAGTTTAGTAACAAATATTAAAAACTTTGATAAATAATACACTGTCCTCCTACACTGCTTCTACCCCTATTGATACCGACTTGGATTTAGCTGATCTTGGGCAGAAGGGGATCAGGGAATTGGAATCTACACTCTCATTTTCTCCCTCTCTCCCCTTATCTATTTCTGCCCGACAAACTTGGTTAGTGTTTGCGGCGGCGGTGTTTTTGGTAACAGTACCAGTATTTGTAGAAGCGCCTATAGTGCGATCGCTACCAAGTCTAAGTTTAGCGCTGACAGCATTTTGGGTGTGGCTAAGTTTTACCTTAATGTCACGGACTGCAACTTACGTATGGGGAGATTTGCTCTTAGGATTTAGCTGGAGTTGGTTAGCAGGAGCGATTTACTGGGGCTGGTTACGTTGGGAACCTTTATGGCATCTGCCAGTAGAATCTATAGGCTTACCGCTTGCTTGCTGGTGTCTGGCGAAGAATTGGGGTAAGGTGGGTAGCTGGTTTTATTTAGGTTCTTTACTCGGTACAGTTTTAACAGATGTATATTTTTATCTAGCAGACTTGATGCCCTATTGGCGGCAAATCATGAGAGTAGATGCAGATGGCGCACCACAAATTTTACAAAATGCCCTAATGCAAGTACAAACACCTTGGGGACAAACTTGGGCAATAATTCTTGCCTTAGTGCTGTTAACAGTCGGAATTTTACCTTTAGGTCGAAATCAAAGACACTGGTATGCCTTTAGTGGCGCAGTTTTAAGCACAATTTTGGTAGACAGCCTATTTTTGTTAGCTGCGATCGCAGCCTAAATATTCAAAAATTGGGTAATATAAAAACCGAAACTTTTTCCAGCCCAGTCTACGGTACATCAAGAATGATGCTGTAGATGATTGATTAGTTAAGAAATATTACATAACCACCCATCAGCATCAAGTCTTCTTGCTAGGGTTTTCGGTATTAGATATCGCCCGGTTTCATGTCTGCTTGGGAGGTAGAATCAGCCACCCCGAAAAGATTTCGTCTAGCTGGGAATGCTACCAGGATCATGGATGGAACGCTATTGCAGCTATGCAGGCACTCTTACCACTATGAAAATTTTTGGCAAAAGTACAGTCAAACCCAGTAACGGCAAATATTGTGGATATTAATCCGCTGTATATTAGTTTCTGATGACTGCTGTGTTGATTAAGCTATCAGGTTTTGTCCAAAGTCCAATTGTCTTTAGCGCTCTGACTAATGACTAATGACTGCTGACGGTTGTTAGCTTAAAACTTTTATTTCTGTTTGATGGAAAGAGGTAGAAAATCGTGAAAGGATTGGTGCGTTTATTAACAGTGTTTAGTTTGTTACTTAGTTGCTGGGGATGGTTGGGAACAACTCAAATAGCCCAGGCTGCTAGTTTCAACAGTTTTGCTTTTCCTCAAGTCCCAATTCTGGCAATTCAGCGGCAGAATCGGGCAGACGCGAAGCTAGGAACGGAATTTGGTAAAAAAATTGATTTAAATAATACCAACGTCCGAGCTTTTCAACAGTATCCAGGGCTTTATCCCACCCTGGCTAAGAAAATCATCACAAATGCTCCCTACCAAAAAGTAGAGGATGTATTGGATCTTCCAGGATTGAGCGATCGCCAAAAAGAAACCCTGCAAGCTAACTTCGATAAATTCACCGTGACAGAACTAGAGCCTGCCTTCAACGAGGGAGACGATCGCTTTAACAACGGCATCTACAGATAACTGCACGTTGCAGTTAATCTAGCAAATAGCAGCCCACTCCTGATTCTAGGGAGTGGGATCCGATTACGAGTTAGGAGTTAGGAGTTAAAAATTCTCAACTCCTCACTCCTCACTCCTCACTCCTCACTTCTAACTCCCCCATTACCTTGCCTCAGATAGATATTCCTAGCCAATTTGATGTCTTAGTAGTCGGTGCTGGTGCGGCTGGACTATACACAGCGCTGTGTCTACCAGAGTCCTTGCGAGTCGGTTTGATTACCAAAGAAACTGTTGCTTTGTCCGCCAGTGATTGGGCACAAGGTGGCATTGCCGCAGCCGTTTCCCCGGAAGATTCTCCGACGCTGCACATTGAGGATACGATCCGGGCAGGTGCGGGTTTATGCGATCGCACCGCTGTAGAATTTCTCGCCCAACTTGCCCCTAACTGTATTCAATCTTTAGTTAACTTGGGGGTTGCTTTTGATCGTCATGGTCAAGCCTTGGCTTTAACTTTAGAAGCTGCCCATTCTCGCAACCGCGTTTTGCATGCCGCTGACACCACAGGGAGGGAAGTTACCACTACCCTCACCGCCCAAGTATTACGTCGCCAGAATATTCAAGTCATTCAGCAAGCTTTGGCTTTAAGTTTGTGGATCGAACCCGAAAGTGGTCGCTGTCAGGGAATAAGCCTGTTTTATCAAGGTGAAATCACATGGGTAAGAGCTGGTGCTGTGGTATTGGCAACTGGCGGCGGCGGTCAGGTATTTGCCCAAACCACTAACCCGGCTGTAAGTACGGGTGATGGGGTAGCGATCGCAGCTCGGGCTGGGGCGATCCTCCGCGATTTGGAATTTGTGCAATTTCACCCCACTGCCCTGACTAAACCTGGTGCCGATCGCTTTCTGATTAGCGAAGCTGTACGCGGTGAGGGGGCACACCTTGTCGATAACGAAGGGCGGCGTTTTGCCTTTGACTATCACCCGGCGGGTGAACTTGCACCCAGAGATGTAGTCAGTAGAGCAATTTTCAGCCATTTACAACGTACCACCGTTGATCTGGCGACTGCCCATGTCTGGTTGGATATGCGCCCCATCCCCGCCGACAAGATTCGTCACCGCTTTCCCAACATCATCAAAGTTTGTCAGCATTGGGGCATTGATGTCTTCCATGAACCAATTCCTGTGGCCCCTGCTGCCCATTACTGGATGGGTGGAATTGTTGCGGATCTGATGAATCGCACGAATATTAAGAGTTTGTACGCGGTGGGTGAAACCGCTAGTACCGGGGTGCATGGGGCAAATCGCCTTGCCAGTAATTCCCTACTGGAATGTATTGTGTTTGGGGCCCAGATGGGCCAGATTGAGTTGGAAAATATTGGGCTGCCGTCAGAAACACCAGTGCTACCATTACGGAAATTTAGTGCTGATCCTAGTGAGTGGCACATCCAGCAAGCACAGCTAGAAGCACTCAGGGAAAAGTTACCACGTCTAGTGTGGGAAAGTGCTGGTATTTGTCGGGAGCAATCACGGTTGGAAACTGCGATCGCCACTATTGAATCTTGGCAGCAAGATTTCGCGGCTTTGCATTTAAGTCAATTCTTGCTTGCTTTACGTCCCGCAGAACCAGCTAGTTTTGACTTACCAGATGTTGAACGGCAATTAGGACTTTGGGCAGAAACCCGCAATTTATTAGATGTGGCTGATTTAATTCTCAAAAGTGCTGTTTTTAGAACCGAAAGCCGAGGCGGACACTACCGTTTAGATTATCCTCAACCAGACCCAAATTGGCAAGTTCACACACTTGTACAAACACATCATTGGTGGAAATCTCCACTATTGTCTTGATTGAAGTTTTCATAACAGGCTTTTAGTAAAGGCTTTTAATTCCTTATCCTGTGGTCGCTGCGCCAGGGACGGGTGACGCTCCTACATCGTTACTACTAGTCCCCCCATGCTCGATAACTCGCTAGTGCTATTGCTATCAGCGGGTACCGCTACCATGCTGACTGTCGGGACCACCATAATTTGGTGGGATATATATGTCTTTTAAATTTTGAGAATTGACATTGGGAGCGATTAAAGCGTTGCTGCTAGTAGCGGGCAAAGTATTAGCACTTGCACTGCTGAAAATACATGTGTAAGTGGCAATTTTAGGTAGTAGGATATAAGCACTTATACACAATATGATAAACTTTGTAATTCGGAAGTTAGTTTTCATAAATTTCAGTAAAATTACTAGTTTTTAATTTCAAAACGTATTTTTTATGGTCTTTCGTATATTTACTTACTTTTTCGTAAAAAGATTTCAACTTTATTAAATTCTTACAGTTAGTGTACAAGTCATGGTGGTATCTACTTGTAGTTAAAGATTAATCTGCTGGTATTAAATAGTTTTGATACTTAATTGGTATTCTTAAACATGCTGTTTTTACATCAGTCTAAAGTTAGATATGTTGATGAATCCTATGAGAATTTCGCCTAAATCACTATTTTATTAATAGTATCTTCATCTTCATCAGTATAAACACTATATTTTTCAAAAAACGTAGCTCATAAAAATCTCAAAAAATACTTATTTATTCGTAGAGTTTGAATTTAATTACAGTAAAGATAAAACAACTAAATTCCCAGATTACAAGAATTTTAAAAACGTTTGAACTATAAAAGACCGTAATAAACCGAGTAAATATAAGTATATTTTTTGAAATTAAAAATACTTTTAAAATTAAGTTAGTTTCCTAATTACCCTAATTCTTTTGCTACCTATGTTCTTAGGTTTAGTCTTTAGGTAAAAAGCCTTGCTAGGTCTCCATATTGCCTAAAAGCCACCTCTAGGCATATACACAATGCTTTTTCAAGACAGTGCCTTGAACGTGTTTTAAGTCCACATTCCTAATTTTAGAGTAAAAATATTGACTAAAGTGAGAAAAGTCTGGAGGCTTGACTCTTGACTAATTAAGCAAACTCGTAGCGATTTTTACCCAGGCGCTTGGCACGATACATTGCTGCATCTGCTTGTTTTATCAAAGTTTCACTGTCTTGACTGTTGTATGGGTAGACACTAATGCCAATACTGGCAGAGATTCGGATTTGATCGCCGTCTACAACAATTGGCTTGATAATACTGCTTAAAATTTTTTCAGCGACTTTAGCAGCTATTTGGACATTAGGAATTGCCCGTAAAATTACAGTAAATTCATCGCCACCCAAACGAGAAACTGTATCACTAGCGCGTAAAGAGTTGCTAAGTCGTCCAGCGATAGTCATTAGCAAGCGATCGCCTGTCTCATGCCCCAGAGTATCATTGACTTGCTTAAAGCCATCTAAATCAATAAACAGCACTCCCAGCAACAAGTTATCGTGTTGCGCCCCATGTAATGACTCGTAAAGTTGTTCGGTAAAAAATTTGCGATTGGATAGACCAGTGAGCGGGTCGTGATTTGCTAAGTAACGCAAATGGTCTTCTTTGAGTTTGAATTCATTATTAGAGCGGGATAGTTCAGCAGCGGTACACTTGAGATGTTGCTCTGTGAGCTTGTGCTGAGTAATATCTCGGATGACCCCAACTAAAAATAAATTGCCAGCTGCGTCTTTGTGGAGCGATCGCTTAGTAGCAATTTGATGAGTCTGACCTTCTGCATTTGTAAATTCTTCTTCATGTTCCTGGGGTTGCTGAGTCTGGAAAACAAGATCATCCTGTTGTCGAAACACATCGGCTTCATGTTTCGGGAAAAAGTCATAGTCTGACTTTTCAATTAACAACTTATTCGGATAACCGATAAATCGACAATACGCTTCATTTAAAACAATCCACTGGTGTTGTTGATTTTTCACAAAAATTGGATCAGGAATGGTGTTGATTACGTGATACAAAAATTCTTTGGAACGTTTCCACTCTTCCTGCATGTGGGCAATATGACTGGTTATCCAAATAGCTGAACTGCCAAAGCTAAACAGTGAGGGAATAATCGGTATCCACCACCCATACAAGAAAGCAACGTACGCACTCAGGGTTAATACAAAACAAGAAACTAGGATACTGATCAGGCTTCTAGTTGCGTGTCGTATCCGCCATGTCGTCACGGCTCCCAGATAAGACCAGATAAAAATCCACAAGTTTTCCACTAAGTCAGGCCAGACTTTGAGTAAGGGTCGTCCTTGCAGAGCAGCGGAGATTAACTCACTAATAAAATAAGCTTGCAGTTGAATACCAGGTACAGGCTTTGCCGTACCCCTCAGACTGCTGGAGTAGGGAATAAGTACAAAATCTTGGAGACTGGGTGCGGTGGAGCCAATGAGTATAATCCGATCTTTGATTAAGTTTTCTTCGACTTTATCTGCCAGTACATCTCTCATCGATACCTGGCGAAAACTATAAAATTCTCCAGATGAGCTTTGATATTTGGGTTTGGGAAAATTGGTCAAAATTTGGTAGCCTCCAGCATTAGCTCCCACATAACCACCATCATTAGCCTGAAAACGAGTAAATACTGCCTTACCCAATTGCAAATACTCAGGGTTGCTTTTTGCTTTGCTGGGAGTAATATTTTCTGACTTTAAATACAATAAAGCCAACTTCAGGGCAAAACTTTCGTGTACCTGATTATCAACGTGCCAATACAACAAGCTGCGACGGACTTTAACATCAGAGTCATACAGCACGTTATTAAAGCCCACTTGATCCTGATTTAGTCCCAGTGGAGGTAAAACAGTAACGTTTTTGTTTTTGTCATTTGCTAGTTGTTCAATACCAATCAAGTTGGGCATTGACTTATAAGCATTACGCAATTCTTGATTACCAGGCTCTACTGGCAAATTTCTGTAGATATCTAAGCCAATAGCACGGGGTTTGTGGACGTTTAATTTTTGCAACAGTTGGGCAATATTTGTATCTGGAATCGGCCACGAACCTACTTCGTCTAAATCGGCTTCATCAATGACTACGATAGTAATACGATCTTCTGGCGGTTCATTTGGACGTAAGCTAAAAAATTGATCCAAACCTGCCAACTCCAAAGATTGTAATAATCCGATGGAGTGCAAAAGCAGGACGCAGACTGCAACACTGGCGGCAGTAATTAACTCCCTGTGTCCTCGACGAAGCGATTGTTTCAGTCCAAAGATTAACTTCACACAATGCTTGCCTAGCTGCTGATTCATTCCCATTACCTAGTAGTCTGTCAAGAACTAATTGACGGATAGAGGCGCTAATGTTAATAACAATACTTTTCAAACAACCTCTAAGCTCGACTTTATCCATTTTTTGAAAACACCAACGCTGAAGGTGAAACCTTTATGGGACAGTAGTTTTACTTTATGAAGTTCAACGATAACTAGTGACATGGAAAAAGTTTGTGCTAAAAAGCTAGGGTTTTTGCCGGATAAAGAAAACTTAGGTGCTCATTTTGGATAAAGTCGAGCTAAGGTGTTTACGGATAAAAACCGCTGGAAAATTGGGAAAAAGCGTATTGGACAACACCTCTTGTCTATTACCAAAAATAAAAAAGCCAACTGGAAACAAACTTTGCTGTATTCATCCAGTTGACTATAGGGTGCGAACTACACGGTACCGCTAGGTCGGTGCAGGCTTCCTCAAGGCAATTACTTGAAATACTTGAAGTTACGGGGGCCTGTGTAACCAGAAACTTTCGCCAGTTCCTCTAAGTTTTGGACTGCGCTATACCTTGTACCATTGATGATCCAAGTGGGGAAGCCTTCAATTTTTGCAGCTTTACACTCGTCCGCAATCACGTTTGGATTATTGGCAGAAGCACACTCAACCTTAGCAATTTCCTTGTAAGCTTCTTGGCCAAAGATGAGCTTTTGTTCGTGGCAATGGGGACACCACCAAGCAACATATTCTTTAGCACCGATATTTGTCAAGTGACGCGCCAGCTGAATTTCTGCCTCACCAGAAGTAGTGGTAATTTCCCAACCAACTCCAGGTTTAGGTTCCTTCTTGTTGGGATCAAAGGAAATTTTTACGGGTTGTCCAGAAGTTGATTCAACTGGGTTATCAGCTACTGGATTCACGCCAGCATAGACGCCTAAAGTCCCAATCAGCGTTACCATCCCCACAATAATGGCGGTAAAGAAGATTTGCCCAATATCCTCCCAAGTCCGACCGATAATTGTCAGTACCAAAAGACTAAG from Nostoc sp. UHCC 0926 includes these protein-coding regions:
- a CDS encoding CHASE2 domain-containing protein produces the protein MNQQLGKHCVKLIFGLKQSLRRGHRELITAASVAVCVLLLHSIGLLQSLELAGLDQFFSLRPNEPPEDRITIVVIDEADLDEVGSWPIPDTNIAQLLQKLNVHKPRAIGLDIYRNLPVEPGNQELRNAYKSMPNLIGIEQLANDKNKNVTVLPPLGLNQDQVGFNNVLYDSDVKVRRSLLYWHVDNQVHESFALKLALLYLKSENITPSKAKSNPEYLQLGKAVFTRFQANDGGYVGANAGGYQILTNFPKPKYQSSSGEFYSFRQVSMRDVLADKVEENLIKDRIILIGSTAPSLQDFVLIPYSSSLRGTAKPVPGIQLQAYFISELISAALQGRPLLKVWPDLVENLWIFIWSYLGAVTTWRIRHATRSLISILVSCFVLTLSAYVAFLYGWWIPIIPSLFSFGSSAIWITSHIAHMQEEWKRSKEFLYHVINTIPDPIFVKNQQHQWIVLNEAYCRFIGYPNKLLIEKSDYDFFPKHEADVFRQQDDLVFQTQQPQEHEEEFTNAEGQTHQIATKRSLHKDAAGNLFLVGVIRDITQHKLTEQHLKCTAAELSRSNNEFKLKEDHLRYLANHDPLTGLSNRKFFTEQLYESLHGAQHDNLLLGVLFIDLDGFKQVNDTLGHETGDRLLMTIAGRLSNSLRASDTVSRLGGDEFTVILRAIPNVQIAAKVAEKILSSIIKPIVVDGDQIRISASIGISVYPYNSQDSETLIKQADAAMYRAKRLGKNRYEFA
- the psbU gene encoding photosystem II complex extrinsic protein PsbU encodes the protein MKGLVRLLTVFSLLLSCWGWLGTTQIAQAASFNSFAFPQVPILAIQRQNRADAKLGTEFGKKIDLNNTNVRAFQQYPGLYPTLAKKIITNAPYQKVEDVLDLPGLSDRQKETLQANFDKFTVTELEPAFNEGDDRFNNGIYR
- a CDS encoding DUF3120 domain-containing protein yields the protein MINNTLSSYTASTPIDTDLDLADLGQKGIRELESTLSFSPSLPLSISARQTWLVFAAAVFLVTVPVFVEAPIVRSLPSLSLALTAFWVWLSFTLMSRTATYVWGDLLLGFSWSWLAGAIYWGWLRWEPLWHLPVESIGLPLACWCLAKNWGKVGSWFYLGSLLGTVLTDVYFYLADLMPYWRQIMRVDADGAPQILQNALMQVQTPWGQTWAIILALVLLTVGILPLGRNQRHWYAFSGAVLSTILVDSLFLLAAIAA
- a CDS encoding vitamin K epoxide reductase family protein; the protein is MIRRRSTPWIHRWSRPLIAAIAGCGALTTGYLTIEKLTGNSAACVAQAGVKGCNDVLSSAWATVFGQPLALFGFLAYTSMVVLALAPLAVNREQNKQPRSNLENLTWLLLLAGAIAMSVFSGYLMYLLAFQIKATCPYCIGSALFSLSLLVLTIIGRTWEDIGQIFFTAIIVGMVTLIGTLGVYAGVNPVADNPVESTSGQPVKISFDPNKKEPKPGVGWEITTTSGEAEIQLARHLTNIGAKEYVAWWCPHCHEQKLIFGQEAYKEIAKVECASANNPNVIADECKAAKIEGFPTWIINGTRYSAVQNLEELAKVSGYTGPRNFKYFK
- a CDS encoding undecaprenyl-diphosphate phosphatase: MVTILEVGGMNLLFSQLLQVGGSATEVNLIQQLLEAFILGIVQGITEFLPISSTAHLQVFTKAFHWEELGSKAFLATIQFGSVIAVLIYFRLIIAQVLSGGWAAFQEKDWQREEWKLLVGIAIGTLPALVGGFLLKKALNNENSGINSMTTIAVASIVMALLLGASEKLGSRKRDFKDITILDGLLIGLGQMLALVPGASRSGSTLTTALFLGLERQTAARFSFLLGIPTLTIATLYEFFKEALGKIDLLVVGVGTLSAFAFSYFSIAWLLRYLQTKNTWIFVWYRLAFGSVILSAIAAGLLKNS
- the nadB gene encoding L-aspartate oxidase — encoded protein: MPQIDIPSQFDVLVVGAGAAGLYTALCLPESLRVGLITKETVALSASDWAQGGIAAAVSPEDSPTLHIEDTIRAGAGLCDRTAVEFLAQLAPNCIQSLVNLGVAFDRHGQALALTLEAAHSRNRVLHAADTTGREVTTTLTAQVLRRQNIQVIQQALALSLWIEPESGRCQGISLFYQGEITWVRAGAVVLATGGGGQVFAQTTNPAVSTGDGVAIAARAGAILRDLEFVQFHPTALTKPGADRFLISEAVRGEGAHLVDNEGRRFAFDYHPAGELAPRDVVSRAIFSHLQRTTVDLATAHVWLDMRPIPADKIRHRFPNIIKVCQHWGIDVFHEPIPVAPAAHYWMGGIVADLMNRTNIKSLYAVGETASTGVHGANRLASNSLLECIVFGAQMGQIELENIGLPSETPVLPLRKFSADPSEWHIQQAQLEALREKLPRLVWESAGICREQSRLETAIATIESWQQDFAALHLSQFLLALRPAEPASFDLPDVERQLGLWAETRNLLDVADLILKSAVFRTESRGGHYRLDYPQPDPNWQVHTLVQTHHWWKSPLLS